AACAATTCCTGTAAGATTGATAATTTCTTTGTGTCGTTCAGCAGCAATAGCAGACATAGCGTCTCGTTCGGTAGCGATAGCCGCGATGGACACTTTTAACGTTTCAATCTCAACCTCAAGCGCCTCGCCAGCGGTTGCCAACTCCAATGCCTCATTTTTTGCCTGGGATAGTTGGTCTTCGATCTCCGCTTTCGCTTGTACAGCAACTCGATCAAGTTCACGAGCTATCACTGTCGTCACAGCTTCTGGCAGCGCTGCACACGCAACAGTCCTATTTTGTTGTAAATCTCTCCACTCCACCATATGCTTGTGAATCGTGTTTGGGCTTCCGGTCCCAAGTACTTGCCGTATTCCATTTATTGTCGCCTGCTTTCCAGATCCGACGAGTTCTTCTATCGCAGATACTACCTGTCCATAACTTATACCTTCTCTTGCCACATCCTCCTCCATTTCGTATTGTATTCGTATCATATTTATTTATGATATTATCATATGATACATATTAAATATGCATGATATCTTATATGTTGGGATTCAAAAATTAATTTTAACTTACAAAATTTTTTGATACATTTTTTAATTAAATTATTATTAGCAGCTAAAATTTGAGAGTCCCCCCACATTTTCAAGAAAATTGTGGGGGGACTCTCAAATTTAACTTAAAGCTTTTTTTTAAATGCCAAGCCTAATAAAATTTTCCTTGTCAATTTCTGACGAAACGGTCTCTTCACCCGCATCAGATAGCCGTACGTCTCGAATATTGACAAGATTTATCACATATCCATGCTGTGTTAAGAGTTCTGGTTTTCTATTTCCGCTAATCATATCGTTAATTTGATCCTCATAGTCAGCAACAATTGCCTTAATATCATCTTCAACATCATCGGTAAATTCATCATCATTTACTTCGATATCAATAGTAAATTTACTGACAACTTCAAATTCAACACTGCATTTTCCCATAATACTCCCTATTACTTAAACAAACGGTTAAATTTTTTTTCCAACATCTGGACCCGCTCAGACAGTTTTTCCACCATGGCCCTCTCAGCGTCCCTAGAAGCTGGATTGTTTGACAACACGGACTTTGATTCAACAGCTCTGCGTGCACGGGATGCTAGAATTGATAAATAGCCGATGCTTATCCCATGACGTCTCGCAACCGACGACAACGTACCCAAACCGGCCAAAACTTCTCCAACTGCCGCTAATTTCGATTGGTCATCCAAAATCTTTGCGCTCATGCTTATCCTCCTATGTATCGTTTTGTTAATATGATTTTATCATAATGCTAACTTTTGTCAAGAAAAAAATAGCAAAATGATATAAAAATAACATTTAGCTATTTTTGCTTTCCGGTCTCGATTAGCATATTGTGACTAATGACTGAATGACACTGCTTTTGCCGAAATCAAGGAGAAAGACATGGCTTACAAATTAGGTGCTGATCTCCCGTTCGACGAAGTCTTCAAACGAATTTCCGAGAAGACTGAAATCACAACTTCCACAGATCTGGCAAAAGTGCTCGGCATTTCCGGCCCGTCCATCTCTCGGCAAAAAAGCAACAACTCTTTTCCGGCTGCTTGGTTGGTCTTGCTCGCAGCTAAATTTGGAATTGATCTCAACTACCTCGCGTTCGGTGAGGAGATTTGCCGCAAGCCTGTTACTTGCGACGAAGATCTTGAAACCATAGCAATTTCTTATTTCAATAGCCGACATCCCGATATCTCTTCAAAAATTTCTTCTGCTGAAAGGGCCATCATCGTTGGTGAGGTGAAGACGTTGCTCGATCGCTTTGCGCAACACCTCAAATCTGCCGAGTAGCCTGGGAAGGGCAAAATGAACACAGCATCTTCTCCAAAAATCGTGGTCTTTATGCGGTTGCCGTCATTGCAGGAATATCTTGTGGCAGGCACACTCTGGCAGAACGAGAAAGGCTATTGTTTTTGCTATGATCAAGAATATTTGCGCCGAGACGATGCCATTCCAATAGATCCTTGGCAGTTACCTTTATCCGATGATGAATTTATAAACCGAGAGTTATTCAGCGCACTTCGTGACGCGGCCCCGGATCGATGGGGCCGAAGGGTATTGAGTTGGATCGCTGGTCATCCATCTGAAAAGATGTCTGAAATTGAGATCCTGACCGCAGTTCATTACCCACAGCGCATCGGAGCGCTTGCATTTGGCAGTTCAAAAACTCATCCGGAATCGCTTGCGCCTTGGACGGCGAGTCAAACTGTTTTCACTGCGCCTGAAGACATCAAGCCCGTAGCAAACATTGTTGGTCACATCGATCGAATGGAAGACGATGAAATTGAGAACGACCAATGCGCCGTCCTCGACAAAAATGCACTTCAAACTGCGCTTGCCGCGAGCTTATCCCTTGGTGGAGCGCGTCCAAAAGCTTTGGTTATTGAGGGAGGGCAGACTTGGGTCGCGAAATTTTCATCTTGCGAAGACACTTGGCGCGAACCAATAATTGAACAAGCAACCATGACGCTGGCTGCAAAATGCGGCATCACTGTGGCTCAAACTCGACTCACAGAAGTGGACGGACAGCCCATTCTGCTCGTAAAGCGTTTTGACCGTCTGAATGGGGTTGCCCATCATTTTGTTTCCGGGTTCACTGTGACAGGTGCCAATGAAGATGGAAACTGGGGCAGCTACCAAAATCTAGCCGAAAAAGCCCGCCTCCTCGGAGACAAAGAATCAGGCCCGGAAATTTTTCGGCGAATGGTATTTAATGCGCTGTGTTC
This genomic interval from Deltaproteobacteria bacterium HGW-Deltaproteobacteria-18 contains the following:
- a CDS encoding type II toxin-antitoxin system HipA family toxin, producing MNTASSPKIVVFMRLPSLQEYLVAGTLWQNEKGYCFCYDQEYLRRDDAIPIDPWQLPLSDDEFINRELFSALRDAAPDRWGRRVLSWIAGHPSEKMSEIEILTAVHYPQRIGALAFGSSKTHPESLAPWTASQTVFTAPEDIKPVANIVGHIDRMEDDEIENDQCAVLDKNALQTALAASLSLGGARPKALVIEGGQTWVAKFSSCEDTWREPIIEQATMTLAAKCGITVAQTRLTEVDGQPILLVKRFDRLNGVAHHFVSGFTVTGANEDGNWGSYQNLAEKARLLGDKESGPEIFRRMVFNALCSNRDDHLRNHAFFVTRDRIAMTPAYDLVPSPIRCKEWQLSLVCGLEGRVATKSNLLSDVQPFGLSSLEAGQIWDEMTNIVVGWREHFTSCGVTQHEMEDLKYRFLLVGS